One segment of Zonotrichia albicollis isolate bZonAlb1 chromosome 4, bZonAlb1.hap1, whole genome shotgun sequence DNA contains the following:
- the SLC15A5 gene encoding solute carrier family 15 member 5: MPDADTQEKGFVNHMADKEQRAGKEPEGEKKLHEAVCVLLVELCERFTFFGIVCNMILFCTARLGYPSHEAAMVNMCFVGTSTLTPVLVGWLAEYLVGRTKLVCICMFLHFLGTALLPVVSFPFEDVHIDRRHILLTLPKREQKIVFYFALLTASLGIGGIRAIVCPLSAYSLEDCGPKELLSFFNWFHWLVNLNSAVVFVSISYIQQSVARNLGFLIPFVSGLMAMITIHMVRGEMIYKPKADSSLLTTFGVIFSALKTRCVRQRYLGTAVPSWLDHAKEHHGGHYSETQVEGTKSLARLFPLFTFQILYRTCIMQIPSGYYLQTMNSNLHFGGFLLPVAAMNVISIVPLLILVPILECINSWLFSSKDTGHSPTIYIVVGHLSAALSVVAAGFSEMHRKRFPQVEQTLSEELFLVSSMPCFHLAPQYILLGVAEALVTPSCSLLSFWLVPARMRGISMHFLALFNGAGCFVGALIVQTAHAGTQGSWFPHLLHEGKLERFFFFLASLMMVNTLGFWAIAHRYNNLHEDCTNGIRGSFPGEKLLKHEKAIKHYSSVLERSPILSPVEKT, translated from the exons ATGCCTGATGCAGACACGCAGGAGAAGGGATTTGTGAACCACATGGCTGACAAAGAGCAACGAGCTGGGAAGGAGCCTGAAGGTGAGAAGAAGCTGCACGAGGCTGTGTGCGTGCTGCTGGTGGAGCTGTGCGAGCGGTTCACCTTCTTCGGCATCGTCTGCAACATGATCCTCTtctgcactgccaggctgggctacCCCAGCCACGAGGCTGCCATGGTCAACATGTGCTTTGTGGGCACCTCCACGCTCACCCCAGTGCTGGTGGGCTGGCTGGCAGAGTACCTGGTGGGGAGGACCAAGCTGGTGTGCATCTGCATGTTCCTGCACTTCCTAG GCACAGCACTGTTACCTGTGGTGTCATTCCCCTTCGAAGACGTTCACATCGACAGACGACACATCCTCCTCACCCTGCCTAAAAGGGAGCAGAAAATTGTGTTCTACTTTGCACTCctcacagccagcctgggaatAGGAGGAATAAGAGCCATTGTGTGCCCTCTGAGTGCCTACAGCCTGGAGGACTGTGGCCCAAAGGAGCTGCTTTCATTTTTCAACTG GTTCCACTGGCTGGTTAACTTGAATTCAGCAGTGGTCTTTGTCAGCATTTCTTACATCCAGCAGTCCGTGGCCAGGAACCTTGGATTTCTTATCCCATTTGTGTCTGGGCTTATGGCTATGATCACAATTCACATGGTTCGGGGTGAAATGATTTACAAACCCAAAGCAG ACAGCTCTCTGCTGACGACCTTTGGGGTGATTTTCAGTGCCCTGAAGACGCGCTGCGTGCGCCAGCGCTACCTCGGCACAGCCGTGCCCAGCTGGCTGGACCACGCCAAGGAGCACCACGGTGGGCACTACAGTGAGACCCAGGTGGAGGGCACAAAGTCACTGGCCAGGCTCTTCCCCTTGTTCACCTTCCAGATTCTTTACAGGACGTGCATCATGCAG ATTCCTTCAGGATATTATCTCCAAACCATGAATTCCAACCTGCACTTTGGTGGATTTTTGTTGCCAGTTGCAGCAATGAACGTGATCAGCATCGTGCCCCTTCTGATTCTTGTTCCTATTTTGGAGTGCATTAACTCCTGGCTCTTTAGCTCCAAGGACACTGGGCATTCTCCAACAATTTACATTG TTGTAGGTCACTTATCTGCTGCCCTTTCCGTGGTGGCTGCTGGCTTCTCCGAGATGCACCGCAAGCGCTTCCCCCAGGTGGAGCAGACTCTGTCTGAGGAGCTTTTCCTGGtctcctccatgccctgcttCCACCTGGCTCCTCAGTACATCCTGCTCGGAGTGGCTGAAGCCTTGGTGACTCCCTCCT GTTCCTTACTTTCATTCTGGCTCGTGCCTGCAAGAATGAGAGGGATTTCCATGCACTTTTTAGCTCTCTTTAACGGAGCTGGCTGCTTTGTGGGAGCTCTCATTGTTCAGACAGCCCATGCAGGCACTCAAG GCAGCTGGTTCCCACACTTGCTGCATGAAGGTAAATTGGAgaggttcttcttcttcttggcttcCTTAATGATGGTGAACACCCTGGGGTTCTGGGCCATTGCACACAG ATACAACAATCTCCATGAGGATTGCACCAATGGAATCAGAGGAAGTTTTCCTGGAGAAAAACTTTTGAAGCATGAAAAAGCCATCAAGCACTATAGTTCTGTCCTGGAACGTTCTCCCATTTTGTCTCCTGTGGAGAAAACCTGA